ATTCTTGACAAGACTGTATGTTCAAGTTGCATTGAACCAAGTGGCTTGCCTAATCGAAGTAGATTCTCGGTTACGCCAACACATTCGGAATGTCCTCCGATACCCATCTCGTCAAGAACGAATATTCGCTCCTAGGCTCAGTCAACGCCATCGTCCAATTGGCTTGGCAACCATTCTCCTCATATCTCATTGTCAAGGTCCCCGCTCGTTACCTCATGCCTGCAATGGTCTTTGGCTGGGGTGCTGCCCAAGCTTGCATGGCTGCCGCTCACAAGTAAGTCATTGTCATTCATTTCCGCTGAGGTGACATACACCCATTTGACCCATGCGCTGATACAGAAGTCCTTGATAGCTTCGGTGGTTTAATGGTATCTCGAGCCCTACTTGGTCTTTTCGAAGCCGgttgtcttcctctcttctctcttctcacTGCGCAATGGTACCGTCGATCCGAACAGCCCGTTCGTGTCGCCGCATGGTACTCAACAAACGGTCTCGCCACCATCGTTGCCGCTATTCTTTCCTTTGGCCTCAGTCacatctcctctccccacATCAAGGTCTGGCAActcattttcatcatctgcgGTGGTATTACCTGCCTCACTGCTCCCATCATCTACTTTTTCATTGACGCCGATGTTCCCTCTGCCCGATTCCTCTCCGAGGAAGACAAGGCCAAAGGTATCGAGAGATTGAGGGCTAACCAAACTGGTACTGGTACCAACGAGTTCAAATTGTCTCACGTATGGGAACTCTTCTACGATGTAAAGTCatatctcttcttggccCTCGCATTGCTCTTAAATGTCGGCGCATCAGTTACTACAATTTTCGGCCCTACCCTTATCAAGGGCTTTGGCTTCAACAGCAGAATCacttcccttctcaacatGCCATTCGGTTTCCTCCAGTTCCTTGCCATCCTCGCAGGTTGTTACGCTGCTTACAAATTCAAGCTCAAGTCTGCCGTTCTCGCCACATTTGTCATCCCCGTCATCGTCGGTCTTGTCTTGCTCTACGTCGAGAACTCTGCCGCTGTCCTCAAGCAAGGTCCCGCCCTTGTTGGTTACTACcttctcgccttcctctATGGCGCCAACCCCATTATCGTCTCATGGATCGTCGCCAACACTGGCGGCCAGACCAAGAAGGCTTTGCTTATGAGTGTCTACAACGCTGGttctgctgctggtaaCATCATCGGTCCTTTGTAaatccctcttcctcttgccccTATACGCACCCCACTAACTTGCCGTTTCCCTTCATTAGGCTCTTCCAAGACAAAGACAAGCCCCACTACCTTCCCGGTATCAAATCCACTCTTGGTATCTTCTGTGCCCTCCTCGCCTGTATCGGCTTTACAACTGCggccctcttcttgcttaacaagcagaggcagagaCAGCGTGTCGCCGTGGGCAAGCCTCAATACATTAAGGACACTTCGATGAGCACCAAGTACGAGGCTTATGGTAATGATGATGCCGAACACCGACTGGGTCAAAATGGTgagtttcttctttgcagctCTTTTGCCCTCCGTTTGCTTTAACAGATCGTTGACGAGTCCTGTTAGCTTTGCTCGATTTGACCGACTTCAAGAACGACGAATTTGTTTACGTTTACTAGGTGCATTCAGGACTGGACCCCGTTCATGTCTTGTCTTTGTTTTGTATTTTCTCTTCGCATTTAGACCCGAGACAGGGTTTCGATTCATGGGATCAATAATCTAGAAGAACGGTTGTATTACTTCCACATTAAGGACTTGGTTAACATTATAAGTTGGAAGTTATTCTCATATAAATAATAGTTATTTAATGCAACTATTTCACAACGGATTGCCAACGGCCGCAGGACGGCTGTTTTCGAGTTAAAAAGGACGTGATCGTAAACTGAGCTTATCTGATGACACGCGCTGAGCCGACCAATGGAAGAGTTGCTTGGTTGCTCGCAACGGCATGgttctccatttccacaAACGACCATAAACAAAACGCAGTTTAGTCAGCAAAAAAGGACCCTTCAATGACCAACCCATCTCGTACATGTGCGTGTATAAGGACCTCAATTCTGAACGGCATTTCGGTGCACAAAGGCAGCACGGAATATCATGTTGcatctcccttctttctctacTGGTCAACGCGTTTGCACATGCGACGCAATATTTCAcacatttcttttttcttcccgTTCATGTCTACAATTCAACGTGGGTGAGGCCGGTTTAAAGTTGCTTAATAACTTTATCAGCGGCGGAGACAGTGACTACGCATGGAACAGTCCAAAATCAGCTTCTGACTTTTCAATCATTAAATAATCCCACTGCCATTAGGACAAGGcatgaagaggaaaaaagaaaagagatggagacgCACTATCACCAGGACTATCTTCCACACCAACATACTCTACCACGCCATCGTTGACGACCAACACCCCTCGCTTGAGACGGGGTCCACCGAACACGGGTTGGGCGTCAAAGGTGAGGCCAAGTGCGGAGGCCAGAGCGGCAGTGTCGTCGGCAGCTAATagcattttttttttaaaaaaaattgAACACAGAACAACCCCAGTCGGAGAGTTTGACTTACCAAACTTGACTCCCTCCCCTTTTCCCGAGCCAAGTTCCCCAAGCATCTTGTCTTTCCAAGCGTTCACCACAAAGATATCATTCACTGCAACGACGTAGACATTGTTGACTCCTTTAGCTTTGAAATCAGAGTAAGAGGTGATGTAAGACGGGACTTGGGACGAGCAGACGCCCGAGAATCTGTATCGTCGGTCACATATAAGCTCAGCCCTCTCCGCATCATCTGAGACTCCCAAGCATGCAAACACTCGAAATCATTAGAATTAACTTACGCTCCAGGAACCAAAACGACCAcattcttccccttctcagTGCCCAAATTCAATTTCCCCTCAACGCCATCAATCTTGATCTCTACGTCCGGCATCTTGTCTCCCTTTTTTATGGGCGAGGCGGCAGCGAGGTTGGCAAATGCCGAGTGGGCTGTCTTGGCTGTTTCTTGGAGGATGGATGCTGATCAAAGATCCGAACGTCCAAACGATCAGCGAGGAGCTCTACACTGTCAATGTTCCATAACACATACACTGCCTATAACCTTTGGGAGAGGCCTGTGGGACAGTGACTCGCCTGAGAGTCATGATCGATCGTCTAAACAAAGCGGAAATGAGCATGATAACTCCGGGTTCGCTACATAGATGACTCACGAAGCTATGGACCTTGTTGGGATAGCCCTGGCTGTGGTGATTCCAATTCTGAGTGACATGATTTTGTTTCCAAGGTTTGTATAGTAGGTGTATAATAAATGTTGCAGGCTTAATCACTAAAGGATAACACGCTTGTTGGGGAATCctattatatatatatgagTTTTCCATTAAGTCATATATAGTATCGGATGACTTCACGGCCACGTGGTCTTCAATGGTGCCTAAGGGCGGTTTCCACGTGGTTCAATTGAAGATGCCAGTAAAAGTGTGGACGTCACCAGTCTCCGGGGACTTACTTTCCTCATGCCAGAATACAAATCTCGACGTTACTCAATCCATCTCCTAGTCTCCGTCTCTAAAATCGTCAAGGACAACGCTCAAACATGACCTATCTAACAGCACACCTGCCATTCCAATCCAGTTCCCCCCTCCCACCCCCAGGGTCCCACTTGATCATTTCAGATACCCTCAACTCTCCCGCCCAATTTGCGCTTTATCACTTGGTCAATGCTGCTCTTCTCAAGCAAAAATCTCAATCTCCGTCTATAACTCAAGCGAGACAGACGGGTAATGGTGGGACGGAACAGGTGAATAAAGTTGTATGGGTTGATTTtagaggtgaaggaagatcAAGTTGGGAAGCCGTTCTCAAAAAACTGGTGCGTTTCTttttatcttccttccGTCTACATTAACCGACAAATAACGAACATGCCCTTTTTAAAACGTATAGGGCactccacttccaccatcCACCTCTCCTACATTCATCCACAttactccttcttccttaccCGCCTgtatcccttcttcctctacttcGAATGCCAACTCGCCAAGAAtatttcctccacttttcccCGGAGCCGAAGACACAACTTCCGAAAGGGATGGGCGCCCAACTCTAAAACAAGTATACGATGTCCTTCGTCCGCACCTCCAAACACAAGCGCGGCCGCAATCACGACACTCGTTAAACCCcggacaagaaggagaagaattACAATGTCTACTCATCCTAGACGGCGTGAGTGACCTCTTGTCCATAGGCGTCTCAGCCCGAGAAATCCATCGGTTCGTCAGAGCTGTGTACGCTCAAACCATGATTGTGAGCTCCGATCCCAGCTTTCCCCTATCTTTCCCTAAAGCTAATTGAACCCCaactttttcccttcctccagtCCAAGACAGCCCTCGTATCAACTCTCCACACCGACTCTCTATCATTGTCATCCCTTCATGTATCCATGTCCGAACCGGAGACAGAGACTACCCTCCTCGAACGCCTTTTGAAAACCGGGCACGGCGTCTGGTGGAGAATTGAAAACCTTCACTCAGGGAGGAGTGGAGATGTCATGGGCGAGGTAAGTTCCCTCACATGCCAACACCCCAAAGTTCTCAGATCCCTCGAGTTTTCAAGTTCTCATTCTGATCCAATCTGacatttctttcttttttctcctccacatagatctcttcccatccatTCGGCACCTATCATCTTCGCCCCAACTTCAACTTCGGACGAACCGAAACAGACAACGACACGTACATCCCTCGCTCAAAACCGTTACAATACCGACTCGAACCTTCCACCGTCCGGGTATTCGCCAAAGGTACCGGAAGAGGGTTCCTCTAGACTATTTGCCATTGTGTCCGTCCCTTCcaaccttcttttccttctacCCTCCTACTCCTTTTTTGTACTCCTAACTTTACTGAGCCCTCCTGTCGTTTAATCCGACCAATCCCCCATCTTTTGTTATCTATCATGGAACGTTGCCATTTAAATGTCCTGAAATagataaagaaaaagagatgagggagagaatgaaaaaCGAAAAGAGGAACCGAGAatcgaagaagaatcaCAAGAGAAGCGTTAGAGAGAGATACGAGGATCACATCTAAAGAAACACGGTCCAAAGCTGAGGTTGGGACATAAGGCAGAAACAAGCGTTTAATATGCTTGTTCGTCTTGCCATCTGGGAcagaaaaagatggaatGGTATTGGGGAAAAGTGAAGGAAATTTGGGTATCTCTTTGTTGTACGACACTTTGTACTTCTATGTGGGATGGCCAAAAAGTCCTATACTATTTGCGATCAGCACATTTACAAACACGGATCGTCATCCATTTTTCGTCCATTTTGACTCATGCATTCACCCCGAAACTTCCTAGAAAAGGCCCAGTTCTATCATTCTTCAGCCCTTCGCATCAATAAACGATATAAAAAGCACGACCAAGTGAGTACGCAGGAGAGGTAAAAAAGCAGATAAGTTGCGCGTGgaataagaagaaaaaaaaggacaCTGGACAATTGACATTGGGTTGAGTTTATTTTGCTTTGTTGCCGACTGAAGAATGGATCTTGGCAAATAGatttgtctcttcttcgatttACATAGCACGACACCCAGTGAGTAGCTATCGATCTCCTCACGTCCAATGGACAATATTTGGAGACGAAGCAAATGGCAGAAAGGAAACGAGATAAGAAGCAGTTCAAATGCAGAAGACGGCAACACAGTGAAACACCAAAGCACCAACATCAATTCACAAAGGGATTGTATAAAGATCTGTGTATGATCTCGGGGTATACGTTACGAataaaagagagaaaaataaAGCAGATGAGGTAGGAAAGAAAGTAAGGTCGGAAAGGGCGAAACTGCGTAAAGATAGGTATAACGGCCCCCCTTGCACCTCTTCGCCCCATCTCGGTTTTCCAATGTCCcgcctcctctcctttctccttgcctAGGtaatgaaaaagaaaaaaataaCACCGCCTTCACTCCTCTCATCATTTCATTTCGCTGTACACCAGTTGAACAACCCATGAATCATTCCCGAGCCTTTCCGGACCCGCCAAGCTTCAACCTCGACAAGTTCTTCTCGTTTCGGACAAAAAGCATCCCATCCTGTGTCATAACAGATTCCATTCCATAGACAAGCAATCCCTCCAGTCTCATGCTTGATTTTGGTTGACTCATTGATTTCTCGCCATTTTCCCAGATGGTTCAATGTGGTGATCAAATACAGGCACTGTCGAGTACAACTGGTTCGTTGAGGGTTAAGGAGCGGTTATGCGCGAAAGAGAGAGTGAAAGGGATGCAGCAATTTGAATATGTGAGAGAGAGTCCGAAATATGGGATGGGATACGCGATGGAAATCAGTTTTGGATGGTTGGAGTTTATCGAGCTGGGGAAGGAAGTTTGGAATAGGACATGAGTTTGAGAACACGCGAGGAGCGAAGCAAAGTGAACTTCAACTTTCCAGAAAAAGTTGCAAGCTGATATCTGACAAGGGCTGAAAAAGGTTGGGTATCTTGTATCAAGAAGGAATTGATGGCATGAGTGAAAGCGAATGATAAACGAAGAATGAGACAGAGATAATGgcggaagggaaagataaagaagatAAATGTCTTTAAAGAATGAGGCACTTTTTCGATTTTTTCTTCGTCGCCATAGGAGGTTCTAATGCCGCCACGATTGCCTACGAGATGAAAATGTCAGAGactgctccttcttcacgcGTCTTATAGGCAGCCAAGACTCAAGAAAGCAaaatgaagctgatgagcGGAATGGAGCATCTGTTAAACGGGTACCGGTAGCTATAGCCCAATGTCCCTTCATTGGTCCTGCTTCCGGACTCCTCTCCGCTCATCATTCACGAGCCTTACTTCCGCCCAATTCAAGACTCACCTCATCAAAAACGTTCTTCAATCCTCTTTGCGTCAAGGCCGAACATTCCACATACTTCACCGCTCCCAACTCCCTTGCCAATctttctcccatctccGGGGTAATAggcttcatcctctgccttCCCAACTTCTCCATTTGGGCGGGATCATCCCTCAAATCCACCTGGGTACCCACGATAAGTGCGGGAACGCCGGGGCAATGGTGGGCAATTTCGGGAAACCACTTTTCCCGGACGTTTTCGAAGGAAGCAGGAGATGTTACAGAGAAGCAAACGAGGAAGACATCAGTTTGGGGGTATGAGAGCGGACGAAGACGGTCATAATCTTCCTGACCGGCAGTATCAAAGAGACCAAGAGTGTATGGATCGTCACCGATAGTTACACTGACGGCGTCTTCGGGTACGTACAAGTCAGCTGGCGCTTGCTAATAAGTCGAGAGAGAAAGACATACAGTTGTCAAAGACGGTAGGAACATACTCGGATGGAAACTTGTTGGTGGTGTACGAGATGAGCAGGCAGGTCCTACGGATCGTGTGAGTTGCAGTGTACCTGCCAGAGGCTCATGCGGGATGACAGTACTTACTTTCCAACGGCACCGTCTCCGACTACGACACACTTGATTGTCTGCATGGTTGTCTAGTAGGATTGAGAATTTGGCCGCTGGGGGTCGCTGGgggggaaaagaaagtgctaaagagaaaaaagatggaTGTATGATTCAAAAACGAATACGGGTAGATGCGTGTTGTGGCGGTGGTGAGGAATGGTGTCtgttatttatttattttattaACTCCACGTTTACTTGATTGGGAAATTCATTAGTACCATTACCGCCATGTTTCTAATCAACTCTAAATGGCCCGCGATTATGTAATGCATTTCCTGCGAACAGGGCCGGACAAGGGCCGAGACTTCTACAGGGATATGGCGGTTCTCGGTTGAGCTAAACCGACTCTTCGTCTTGGGGGGCTTTTCCTGTGGCGCCCTTAACCCTTTTGTTGTATGAATTATCAATAAATTGTTATGTGAATGttcattcattcttcaacGAGAATAGCTATATATGTACTACACCTTTACATTGGCGGTGTGGGAGACTGGAAACAGATACCTCCCCTGCGAGTAACAACCAACTTTTTATATCTGACAACCGCGAGTATGATctcctttcatcctcacccGCAATTTAAGTCGAAAAACTAACCTCAATAACACCCCTATCCGCTCGCGGGCTTCACCGGCATACCCCCAATACTAGCCCTCGTCGCTCTCTTCTGCGCTACCGTCACTGCTGTGTGATTAAGTTTCGGCGCCCCCGCTCCTATTCCTACGGCCACTCCTGCCCCTGCCCTCACTCCAACATCAGCAGTAGCCGGTGCAGGAGCCAAAGTCACGCTTCCCGCTGCAGCCCCTGATTTTTTCGTCAACGGACTCGAAATCGTCGCTCGCCGTCTCTTTGATTGCGGACACCCATCAGGCGGCGTTGCAGGTGCCGTTCTCACTAACGGCCCCTTAGGCCCATTCGTAGCTGCTGATACGCCAGACGGAGTGGAACGGATATGGTTGGCCGCCGGAACCGGCACCGATGTGGAAAGGGACGGTGGATTCGGAGTGGATTTAGAGTTGGTAGACGTGGTGGATGTTGATTGTGTATGTCGACGTGGGACAAACTGGATAGCTATCAGCTCACGTCATTTAACAAATACAAGCATACTCACAGGCAAACCAAACGATTCAGAAGGCGGATGATCAGGCTTAATTTGAGCGAGGGTTGCAAACTACCGGTTATCAGCTTTTGAGTCCACGCAAAGTGGAAAAAGACATACAAGTTGGAACAAATCCTCTCTCAACACACTCGCCAATAAACTTCCTCCAGCCAGCTTTGCCCTCCTCGCAAATTCTCTTGCTTCACTTAAATGCACCCATATTCCACTCACGCCACTGCTATACTCTACACCTGATGTTGACGGTTGCACGACGTGTCGCGCAGCAAGACGAGCTTGCGAAATAGGATGATCGAGATATTCAGAGTGTTTAGATGGGGATACACCAAGCgcatgaagaagggcaTTCGCATTGACTAAGGTATCTTCGTAAGAACAATCGAATCTCAAAAGAATTATAATAGATCTTACCAAAATCCGTATCCAGCCTTCGCAACAAAACCTGCTTCCCTGatccattccttccctcaAACAAATGAGCATACACAGGGATATTATCCACAACACATGCGTCGACACCAGGACAAAGCGGTTTTGTGATCGTTGCAATCTTGCCTCCTGAACGACTATTCCCACTACCACTTGAGGTGGTGCTCGGAGTAGAGCTACGTGACGGCGTCGCAGAGCTGGAAACGGGTTTAGTGTTTTTCGCGATAGGCTTCGGCACGTGTACGGGTTGTCTGGCGGCGGTGGAAACAGTAACAGGAGTACTAGAGGCCTGCGCGCTGTTAGGCAAGGTCGTTGGCAGAGCCACTATAGCTACACCCTTCTCATTCGGCCCTGAAGCTGAAATGACAGGAACCGGAGTCAGTTGAATGTCAGGTGCATtagaagatggaggagctgaACCTGAAATGAGTCTTGATGCGGCTGGACGCTGTAAAGTCGGCGCAGGCGTCGAAGCGGTCGAGGTTGAAGCTGTCGCCGCAGGCGTGGCCGATGCAGAAGGAAGTGCTGTCGTAGACGCAGAGCTCGTACTCATAATGgcatcaacctcttcctgaGTCAACGCTGCGTCCAAAATACCCATCCCTAAACCCATTCCTAAGTCACGCTTCCCAGTGATTCCCTGCCCAAACAAGCTCTGTAAAGGCGGAGAAACCAGTGCTTTCGGATCAACAGACATCATATGTTGACCTTCCCCGGGAGATGCCAGACTCAAGTTTGTGGCGCTATGCAGTGCCATTGGACTCAACGCCCCCGGCGTCGGTAACTGAAGAGAATCCGTCGAGCTCGAACCCCATGGTACAGCGCTATTAGGTGCTTCCCAGGGGCTAGGAGTGATGTCAGTGTCGGACAACTCAGCTCGGACAGTTTGACGATAAGCTTCAAGCATGACACGATGTCGTTCGGCTTTCTCTTTGCAAGCTTTACGatgctcttcctcacaTGCGTCGGCTTCGACGCGCGCTTTTTCAAGATCTTCAGTACCGATTGCGTCGTCCacctcattctcatcttccccgcCTGCTGTTGTCACCAATCCAAAACC
This Cryptococcus tetragattii IND107 chromosome 8, whole genome shotgun sequence DNA region includes the following protein-coding sequences:
- a CDS encoding cell division control protein 42; the protein is MQTIKCVVVGDGAVGKTCLLISYTTNKFPSEYVPTVFDNYAVSVTIGDDPYTLGLFDTAGQEDYDRLRPLSYPQTDVFLVCFSVTSPASFENVREKWFPEIAHHCPGVPALIVGTQVDLRDDPAQMEKLGRQRMKPITPEMGERLARELGAVKYVECSALTQRGLKNVFDEAIVAALEPPMATKKKSKKCLIL